One genomic region from Streptomyces venezuelae encodes:
- a CDS encoding peptidase C39 family protein: MTSSTPRRTVLAAALAAAAGTAAATAASAVPASATAPDGTAAPDRAPGEPADRATPGHEPAPGPVDNRFWHSYTDWRCGSAAGTKAVAGRRPGLVLATPAGRTEYADPHTGRTTAWEYATWTSPAHTSTVPATEVIASWNARTPPGTWLQVELSGTYSDATATPWYVLGRWASGDGDIRRTSVDGQTDGKSSVWTDTFAIDDAASGLRLVSYHLRLTLYRPPGSGLTPTVWRLGAMASDVPDRFTVPASEPGPARELTVPRYSQNTHVGQYPEYDNGGEAWCSPTSSQMIVEYWGRRPSVEQLAWVNPDFADPQVCHAARFTYDHQYEGCGNWPFNAAYAATYPDMNAVVTRLRSLTELESLVRAGIPAITSQSFLKEELTGAGYGTAGHLMTVIGFTPDGDVIANDPASPSNEAVRRIYRRREWENIWLRTKRYNASGRVVSGTGGVCYLYFPDRPSPAQRKALAVLGIG, translated from the coding sequence CCCGACGGCACAGCCGCCCCCGACCGCGCCCCGGGCGAACCGGCCGACCGGGCCACCCCGGGACACGAACCGGCGCCCGGCCCGGTCGACAACCGCTTCTGGCACTCCTACACCGACTGGAGGTGCGGCAGCGCGGCCGGGACGAAGGCGGTCGCCGGCCGCCGCCCCGGCCTGGTCCTCGCCACCCCCGCGGGCCGCACCGAGTACGCCGACCCGCACACGGGCCGGACCACGGCCTGGGAGTACGCGACCTGGACCTCGCCCGCGCACACCTCGACCGTGCCCGCCACCGAGGTCATCGCCTCCTGGAACGCCCGTACGCCGCCCGGCACCTGGCTCCAGGTCGAGCTCTCCGGCACGTACTCCGACGCCACCGCGACCCCCTGGTACGTGCTGGGGCGCTGGGCCTCCGGCGACGGTGACATCCGGCGCACCTCGGTCGACGGCCAGACCGACGGCAAGAGCTCCGTCTGGACCGACACCTTCGCGATCGACGACGCGGCGAGCGGCCTCCGGCTGGTCTCCTACCACCTCCGCCTGACGCTGTACCGCCCCCCGGGCAGCGGCCTCACCCCCACGGTGTGGCGGCTCGGCGCGATGGCCTCGGACGTCCCGGACCGCTTCACCGTCCCGGCCTCGGAGCCCGGCCCCGCCCGCGAACTGACCGTGCCGCGCTACTCGCAGAACACCCACGTCGGGCAGTACCCCGAGTACGACAACGGCGGCGAGGCCTGGTGCAGCCCGACCTCCTCCCAGATGATCGTCGAGTACTGGGGGCGCCGCCCCTCGGTCGAGCAGCTGGCCTGGGTGAACCCGGACTTCGCCGACCCCCAGGTCTGCCACGCGGCCCGCTTCACCTACGACCACCAGTACGAGGGCTGCGGCAACTGGCCCTTCAACGCCGCCTACGCGGCCACGTACCCCGACATGAACGCGGTGGTCACCCGGCTGCGCTCGCTCACGGAGCTCGAATCCCTGGTCCGGGCGGGCATCCCGGCCATAACGTCCCAGTCCTTCCTCAAGGAGGAGCTGACCGGCGCCGGGTACGGCACCGCCGGCCACCTCATGACGGTCATCGGCTTCACGCCGGACGGCGACGTCATCGCCAACGACCCCGCCTCCCCGAGCAACGAGGCCGTCCGCCGGATCTACCGGCGGCGGGAGTGGGAGAACATCTGGCTCCGGACGAAGCGCTACAACGCGAGCGGGCGAGTGGTCTCCGGCACAGGCGGGGTCTGTTACCTCTACTTCCCGGACCGCCCTTCGCCCGCCCAGCGCAAGGCCCTCGCGGTCCTCGGCATCGGCTGA
- a CDS encoding SCO1431 family membrane protein: protein MTATTYARILTRARTGGPRDGDGPKILEHVLGWTLVVVLAVFVTRAGLM from the coding sequence ATGACCGCAACCACCTACGCCCGCATCCTCACCCGCGCCCGGACGGGCGGTCCCCGGGACGGCGACGGCCCCAAGATCCTGGAGCACGTGCTCGGCTGGACCCTGGTCGTCGTGCTCGCCGTGTTCGTCACCCGGGCGGGCCTCATGTGA
- a CDS encoding acyl-CoA dehydrogenase family protein has protein sequence MSESPADGVERRLPSDEARELLALVRDIARREIVPRAAEEEAAGVFPRELFALLSRSGLLGLPYDPAYGGGGQPYEVYLQVLEELAAARLTVGLGVSVHSLSCHALAGFGTEEQRAEHLPAMLGGGLLGAYCLSEPSAGSDAAALRTRAVRDGDDWVVDGTKAWITHGGIADFCTVMARTGGPGARGISAFLVPGDAPGLSAAPPERKMGMKGSPTAQLHFDGVRVPDARRLGAEGQGFAIALAALDSGRLGIAACAVGLGRAALDEAVAYARERRQFGRPIADFQGLRFLLADMATQLEAGRALCLEAARLRDEGREFGRSAAMAKLFCTDAAMRITTDAVQVLGGYGYTADFPVERYLREAKMLQIVEGTNQIQRVVIARHLVGPESR, from the coding sequence ATGTCCGAAAGCCCCGCGGACGGTGTGGAGCGCCGACTGCCCAGCGACGAGGCCCGGGAGCTGCTCGCGCTGGTCCGTGACATCGCCCGGCGGGAGATCGTCCCGCGCGCCGCGGAGGAGGAGGCGGCCGGGGTGTTCCCCCGCGAGCTCTTCGCGCTGCTCTCCCGGTCGGGGCTGCTCGGACTCCCGTACGACCCGGCGTACGGCGGGGGAGGCCAGCCGTACGAGGTCTACCTCCAGGTCCTGGAGGAGCTTGCCGCCGCCCGGCTCACCGTGGGTCTCGGGGTCAGCGTCCACTCACTCTCCTGCCATGCGCTCGCGGGCTTCGGCACCGAGGAGCAGCGGGCCGAGCACCTGCCCGCGATGCTGGGCGGCGGCCTCCTCGGCGCGTACTGCCTCTCCGAACCCTCCGCCGGCTCGGATGCGGCGGCGCTGCGGACCCGGGCCGTCCGGGACGGCGACGACTGGGTCGTCGACGGCACCAAGGCCTGGATCACCCATGGCGGGATCGCGGACTTCTGCACCGTCATGGCCCGCACCGGCGGTCCGGGGGCGCGCGGCATCAGCGCCTTCCTGGTGCCGGGGGACGCCCCGGGGCTGAGCGCGGCCCCGCCCGAGCGGAAGATGGGCATGAAGGGTTCGCCCACCGCCCAGCTGCACTTCGACGGTGTACGGGTGCCCGACGCGCGGCGCCTGGGGGCGGAGGGGCAGGGTTTCGCCATCGCGCTCGCCGCCCTGGACTCGGGGCGGCTCGGCATCGCCGCCTGCGCGGTCGGGCTCGGCCGAGCGGCGCTGGACGAGGCCGTCGCGTACGCGCGCGAGCGCCGGCAGTTCGGGCGGCCGATCGCCGACTTCCAGGGGCTCCGCTTCCTGCTCGCCGACATGGCGACCCAGCTGGAGGCCGGCCGGGCGCTCTGTCTGGAGGCGGCGCGTCTCCGGGACGAGGGGCGGGAGTTCGGTCGGTCGGCGGCCATGGCGAAGCTCTTCTGCACCGACGCCGCGATGCGGATCACGACGGACGCGGTGCAGGTGCTCGGCGGGTACGGCTACACCGCGGACTTCCCGGTGGAGCGGTATCTGCGCGAGGCGAAGATGCTGCAGATCGTCGAGGGGACCAATCAGATCCAGCGGGTGGTCATCGCACGTCACCTCGTCGGACCAGAGTCCCGCTGA